In Verrucomicrobiia bacterium, a single window of DNA contains:
- a CDS encoding metalloregulator ArsR/SmtB family transcription factor, which yields MAIKNKSTLSPAQLAIVARLFAVLAEPTRLAILQALQPGPLSVNELVETCGLKQANVSKHLALLHAQHLVKRERRGTSVIYAVADPMVFSLCQLVCSKMERDVKRTAALFAPEI from the coding sequence ATGGCAATCAAAAATAAATCCACCCTGTCGCCGGCCCAACTGGCCATCGTCGCCCGGCTGTTTGCCGTGCTGGCCGAACCCACCCGGCTGGCGATCCTGCAGGCGCTGCAACCGGGCCCGCTGTCCGTCAACGAACTGGTGGAAACCTGCGGCCTGAAGCAGGCCAACGTCTCCAAGCACCTCGCCCTGCTCCACGCCCAGCATCTCGTGAAGCGCGAGCGCCGTGGAACGTCCGTCATCTACGCGGTGGCGGATCCGATGGTTTTTTCACTCTGCCAGCTGGTCTGTTCCAAGATGGAACGCGACGTGAAGCGCACCGCCGCGCTTTTTGCACCGGAGATTTGA
- a CDS encoding PKD domain-containing protein, whose translation MKRLWLVVLTVVLGAGAFSGHAVDNQLLGWNNLGMHCMDSDYSVFSILPPYNTIEAQLIVGGRLFTNGVGYSVTYQAVADPDGSFNSTSVGKGNYHDFYQQLYTANPLPADMGLAGWGMPGTNNTPQAMLFEPTNQPAPVSAPAVLTPVNWFRAEGIPLTPYDDVGNKNPYPLMRLIARSGGTPVATNDIVLPVSDEMDCRACHASGTQTAAQPAAGWVWAANPERDYRLNILRLHDERNFAQHHDLYVAALADRGYNPLGLYRGVVADGQPVLCANCHSSEALGTPSFGTIPQLTTSIHALHATVMDPELNLTLDNSANRAACYRCHPGSTTKCLRGAMGGAIAADGSMEMQCQSCHGNMSQVGSSARVGWFMEPNCQGCHTGTATTNSGQIRFTSVFSDTSTWTVRTNAQSTFATQPDIPAAGLSLYRFSAGHGGLQCSACHGSTHAEFPATHRNDNLRNERLQGHAGMMVECTACHTSMSVNSTTAHNGPHGLHPLGAGWVSGHHDYINGNYAQCQACHGLDYRGTVLSRAQATRTLVANFDGGISITNELFRGAEVGCYNCHNGPFSDNPNVVAAPTAGNFATNTLSGQPVMITLPVTGAGATTRIVGQPAHGAAGLSGTIATYFPDPGFVGTDTFTFAAWNGAQNSLLATGSIAVAQGPFTLSSVAHVPSAWSAGWPAPFGVMATPDNVNGTPSYDWDFGDGSVHDARQYATHSYATPGSYNWRIIATVVAGPGRASVTNSGSITVQLPAALALASAPGAGLTLTWPMPAGDALLEETPTLSPPVWTAVTNPVSSLGGAISVTVPGDGPARFYRLRQL comes from the coding sequence ATGAAGCGACTCTGGCTTGTGGTTTTGACGGTCGTCTTGGGCGCGGGCGCTTTTTCCGGCCACGCGGTGGACAACCAGCTGCTGGGCTGGAACAACCTCGGCATGCACTGCATGGATTCGGATTATTCCGTGTTCAGCATCCTGCCGCCTTACAACACCATCGAGGCGCAACTCATCGTCGGCGGCAGGCTGTTCACCAATGGCGTGGGCTACTCGGTAACCTACCAGGCCGTTGCCGACCCGGATGGCTCCTTTAACTCCACCTCGGTCGGCAAGGGCAACTATCACGATTTCTATCAGCAGCTCTACACCGCCAATCCGCTGCCGGCCGACATGGGGTTGGCCGGCTGGGGCATGCCGGGCACGAACAACACACCGCAGGCGATGCTGTTCGAGCCGACGAACCAGCCCGCGCCGGTTTCGGCGCCGGCCGTGCTCACACCGGTCAACTGGTTTCGCGCCGAAGGCATTCCGCTCACGCCTTACGATGACGTCGGCAACAAGAATCCTTACCCGCTGATGCGGCTCATCGCCCGGAGCGGCGGGACGCCCGTTGCAACCAACGACATCGTGCTGCCCGTTTCCGACGAGATGGACTGCCGCGCCTGTCATGCATCGGGCACGCAAACGGCTGCGCAGCCCGCGGCCGGCTGGGTCTGGGCGGCGAATCCGGAGCGGGATTACCGTCTGAACATCCTGCGGCTGCACGACGAGCGCAATTTTGCCCAGCATCACGACCTCTACGTGGCCGCGCTGGCGGATCGCGGTTACAACCCGCTGGGGCTGTATCGTGGCGTGGTGGCGGACGGTCAGCCCGTGCTGTGCGCCAATTGCCACTCGTCGGAAGCCCTCGGCACGCCGAGCTTTGGCACCATCCCGCAGCTCACCACGTCCATCCACGCCCTGCACGCGACAGTAATGGATCCGGAGTTGAATCTCACCCTTGACAACTCGGCAAATCGGGCGGCGTGTTACCGTTGCCATCCCGGTTCGACCACCAAATGCCTGCGCGGTGCGATGGGTGGCGCCATTGCCGCGGATGGTTCGATGGAAATGCAGTGTCAAAGCTGCCATGGCAATATGAGCCAGGTCGGTTCCAGCGCACGGGTGGGCTGGTTTATGGAGCCCAATTGCCAGGGCTGCCACACCGGCACCGCCACGACCAACAGCGGGCAGATCCGCTTCACCTCGGTGTTTTCCGATACCAGCACCTGGACGGTGCGCACGAATGCGCAATCGACGTTCGCCACCCAGCCCGACATTCCAGCGGCGGGACTGTCCCTTTACCGGTTCTCGGCCGGGCATGGCGGGCTGCAATGTTCGGCCTGCCACGGCTCGACGCATGCGGAATTTCCTGCGACGCATCGCAACGACAATCTGCGCAATGAACGCCTCCAAGGGCACGCCGGCATGATGGTGGAATGCACTGCTTGTCACACTTCCATGTCCGTCAACTCGACCACCGCCCACAACGGCCCGCATGGTTTGCATCCGCTGGGCGCCGGCTGGGTTTCGGGGCACCACGATTATATCAACGGCAATTATGCCCAGTGCCAGGCGTGTCACGGCCTGGATTATCGCGGCACGGTGCTTTCCCGGGCCCAGGCCACGCGCACCTTGGTCGCCAATTTCGACGGTGGGATTTCGATCACCAACGAATTGTTCCGGGGCGCGGAAGTGGGCTGCTACAACTGTCACAATGGTCCGTTTAGCGATAATCCGAACGTTGTGGCGGCTCCGACCGCAGGCAATTTCGCGACCAACACCCTGAGTGGACAGCCGGTGATGATTACCTTGCCGGTGACGGGCGCGGGCGCCACGACACGGATTGTCGGCCAGCCGGCGCATGGGGCCGCGGGCTTGAGCGGAACCATCGCCACTTACTTTCCGGATCCGGGTTTTGTGGGCACGGACACCTTTACGTTCGCCGCCTGGAACGGTGCGCAAAACTCCCTGCTCGCCACGGGTTCCATTGCCGTGGCCCAGGGACCGTTTACGCTTTCGTCGGTGGCGCACGTGCCATCAGCCTGGTCGGCGGGCTGGCCGGCGCCGTTTGGGGTCATGGCCACGCCGGACAATGTGAATGGCACGCCGAGCTATGACTGGGACTTTGGCGACGGTTCGGTGCACGACGCGCGCCAATACGCCACGCATTCCTATGCCACGCCGGGCAGCTACAACTGGCGCATCATTGCCACGGTGGTTGCGGGCCCTGGCCGTGCCAGCGTTACCAACTCCGGCAGCATTACAGTGCAGCTTCCCGCCGCGTTGGCGCTGGCTTCTGCTCCGGGGGCCGGACTGACCTTGACCTGGCCCATGCCGGCCGGCGATGCCCTGCTGGAAGAAACCCCGACGTTGAGCCCGCCCGTTTGGACAGCGGTGACGAATCCCGTTTCGTCGTTGGGTGGCGCCATTAGTGTCACGGTGCCTGGCGATGGCCCGGCGCGGTTTTACCGGCTGCGGCAGCTTTGA
- a CDS encoding DNA polymerase IV: MNPNRILHLDGDSFFASCEVALHPEWEGRPVWVGGGRRGDGIVIAANRAAKQFGIQTGMACFEAKRRCPHGVLARPSYDEYRRLSQAMFHIIEEYSPTLMPVSIDEGFVDLSTMAAHVWRNTTPADYVNGIRERIRTELRLPVSGGLGSSAKLAKLVTDVFKPGFHEVKPGEEKEFLKERSLRELSGIAKNRQRALAGLGARTFGDVAKLPSMLLKQKFGIWGQQLWLFANGQWNEPLLLTVKDRTTISSATTLPYDEPDYEAALTFTLSEATRLIGQLRREQLQPRELSLSIRFTDFTEVNGAHRFQHPQFRNSIINDVMEALFRDIMGGAFKPVRQIRVAFWNLSRLDTQPTLWGTTDAERWGALDEATHELNARLGKTALMTGAQLALRELDTAHKNPKAKCPFVPQREMVKKLWGTDADPLAHKGVWEQRLAKVSKQHKYNH; the protein is encoded by the coding sequence ATGAATCCGAACCGCATCCTGCATCTCGACGGCGACAGCTTCTTCGCCAGTTGCGAAGTCGCGTTGCATCCCGAGTGGGAGGGCCGGCCGGTGTGGGTCGGCGGGGGGCGGCGCGGCGACGGCATCGTGATCGCCGCGAACCGCGCGGCCAAGCAGTTCGGCATCCAGACCGGCATGGCCTGTTTCGAAGCCAAACGCCGTTGCCCGCACGGTGTGCTCGCGCGGCCGAGCTATGATGAGTATCGCCGCCTGTCGCAGGCGATGTTTCACATCATCGAGGAATATTCGCCCACGCTCATGCCGGTTTCGATCGATGAGGGCTTCGTGGATTTGTCCACGATGGCGGCGCACGTCTGGCGTAACACCACGCCGGCCGATTACGTCAATGGCATCCGCGAGCGCATCCGGACCGAGCTGCGCCTGCCCGTCTCCGGCGGACTGGGCAGTTCGGCCAAGCTGGCCAAACTCGTTACGGATGTGTTCAAGCCTGGCTTTCACGAAGTCAAACCGGGTGAGGAGAAGGAATTCCTGAAAGAACGTTCGTTGCGGGAATTATCCGGCATCGCCAAAAACCGCCAGCGCGCCCTGGCCGGCCTCGGCGCGCGCACGTTTGGCGACGTGGCAAAGCTGCCCTCCATGCTGCTCAAGCAGAAGTTCGGCATCTGGGGCCAGCAGCTCTGGCTCTTCGCCAACGGCCAGTGGAACGAGCCGCTGCTGCTCACGGTGAAGGATCGCACCACCATTTCCAGCGCCACCACCCTGCCCTACGACGAACCGGATTACGAGGCGGCCCTGACCTTCACGCTCAGCGAGGCCACGCGGCTCATCGGGCAGTTGCGCCGCGAACAACTTCAGCCGCGCGAGCTGTCGCTCAGCATCCGGTTCACGGACTTCACGGAAGTGAACGGCGCCCACCGGTTTCAACATCCGCAGTTCCGGAATTCCATCATCAACGACGTGATGGAGGCGTTGTTCCGCGACATCATGGGCGGCGCGTTCAAGCCCGTGCGGCAAATCCGCGTGGCGTTCTGGAATCTTTCCCGGCTCGACACCCAACCGACGCTCTGGGGCACCACGGACGCCGAACGCTGGGGCGCGCTGGATGAGGCCACGCACGAACTGAACGCGCGGCTGGGCAAAACCGCATTGATGACCGGCGCCCAGCTTGCCCTCCGCGAACTGGACACCGCGCACAAGAATCCCAAGGCGAAATGCCCGTTCGTGCCGCAGCGCGAAATGGTGAAGAAACTGTGGGGCACGGACGCCGATCCACTGGCTCACAAAGGCGTATGGGAACAGCGCCTCGCCAAGGTCAGCAAGCAGCACAAATACAATCATTGA
- a CDS encoding lipid-A-disaccharide synthase N-terminal domain-containing protein, whose protein sequence is MDWLTNLIWHDGHFLGIEWHVWKVIGWLGNVVFFSRFLVQWYATEKKKRVVVPSAFWWLSLAGSLLLLSYALFFKHDSVFIFAYGFTWIPYIRNLIIHRRHKQAHLDCPSCNEICPPNSNYCFHCGTKLAVEPAPTPGG, encoded by the coding sequence ATGGACTGGCTCACAAACTTGATCTGGCACGACGGCCATTTTCTCGGGATTGAATGGCACGTTTGGAAAGTCATTGGCTGGCTGGGCAACGTCGTGTTTTTCTCGCGGTTTCTGGTCCAGTGGTATGCCACGGAGAAGAAGAAGCGCGTGGTGGTGCCGTCGGCGTTCTGGTGGCTGAGCCTGGCCGGTTCTCTGCTGCTGCTCAGCTACGCGTTGTTCTTCAAACACGATTCCGTCTTCATCTTCGCCTACGGGTTCACGTGGATTCCCTACATTCGGAATTTGATCATTCATCGGCGTCACAAGCAGGCACATCTGGACTGCCCGTCTTGCAACGAAATCTGTCCGCCGAATTCAAACTACTGCTTCCATTGCGGGACCAAGCTGGCGGTGGAGCCGGCCCCGACGCCAGGCGGCTGA
- a CDS encoding DUF1800 family protein, whose protein sequence is MKLFPCLLAGAVAVGAIHLRADDYSAPPPPTITNFTVQGAQRDLRFPLYPAVQAYTFLSTSNLVAGFGADTNFFPAAYTNVAFFDSGDITNISYEWRATNAAGPVQLYRLQATPLSSSALLTAQVLNRLAYGPTPDELERVAAIGPDAYIAEQLNMDGIPETSDTYVVDVTNSAAPGPATNWVRIVASGKLNGTNLFVYLTQPGSVLIDDVQLFEGTNAAGPNLLLNGDFESALTPPWTLAAGYSGSFITNGVAHAGSRCLNLVAAAGGANNTASAVWQPFVTSLTNNAIVTVSYWYLPTANSSKLTVGVSGSSGLLASAGDLPADPTWVYCTATGRATATNSQVFFFPSGAGTCYIDDVKLVAGTVPEAGPNLLVNGGFETGALAPWITASNFTNSAISAALAHSGSNSLQFVATAGGRAQTNGSVFQSVALATNQVYTLSYWYGTATPNRTLTTQVTGGQINSTPDTDTGGLYRRLSTANGTGIDDLRAWYCQHAVNSPRQLLEVLSQFWENHFVTQYQKSYDYLNAFYSDGTVLNRLAADWEWREMTRWRNAMLNPQCTFYDLLKISAESPAMIVYLDTVGSKANGNNVANENYARELLELFTFGVDNGYDQNDIIAMSRAWTGWSVELVDAANANNPFAPPSVTYQPGIASQSKSNIVGVWAFNYKAGNHGTNRAPIFSVWDTTTTNLVALGPKTVPARFGPPWAGRYYQLALPARATGTTNSIQDGYDVIAHLANQPFTEEYLSVKLCRLFVHDDFPNPTCDQALTNDYAFYDYTDPNHSAEAELVHQCMLAWENSVPKGQIRPVLNVIFQSNLFRGHGGSLHKVKTPLEFVASSVRALRASNPDGTTTAGTDGYSFKTPLDRMGAMSLFNRQDPNGYPESAAGWISAGTLVERLRYDQAYCIAAGGSGRSDAGNNVCNPVALLKLKVPSGSWNDSGAVADYFLGILFPGEGAGNLVLYRSAAVNFLNLKDDGVTPDPFSGLSNTSSTYDTRVRGMVAMLLTMPRFQEQ, encoded by the coding sequence ATGAAACTCTTTCCGTGCCTGCTGGCCGGAGCCGTGGCGGTCGGCGCCATCCACTTGCGGGCTGACGATTATTCCGCGCCGCCGCCGCCCACGATCACCAATTTCACCGTTCAAGGCGCGCAGCGTGATCTGCGTTTCCCGCTGTATCCTGCGGTGCAGGCCTACACGTTTCTCAGCACGAGCAACCTGGTCGCCGGCTTCGGCGCCGACACGAATTTTTTTCCCGCCGCCTACACCAACGTGGCGTTTTTCGACAGCGGGGACATCACCAACATCAGCTACGAATGGCGCGCCACGAATGCCGCGGGCCCGGTGCAGTTGTATCGGCTCCAGGCCACGCCCCTGTCGAGCAGCGCCTTGCTGACGGCGCAGGTGCTCAACCGCCTGGCGTATGGTCCCACGCCCGACGAACTGGAGCGCGTGGCGGCCATTGGCCCGGATGCCTACATCGCCGAGCAGTTGAACATGGATGGCATCCCCGAGACGTCTGACACCTATGTCGTCGATGTCACCAACAGCGCGGCGCCGGGACCGGCCACAAACTGGGTGCGGATTGTGGCTTCGGGAAAGTTGAATGGAACGAACCTCTTCGTCTATCTGACGCAGCCGGGTTCGGTCTTGATTGACGACGTGCAGCTCTTTGAAGGCACCAACGCCGCCGGACCCAACCTGCTTTTGAATGGCGATTTTGAATCGGCGCTGACGCCGCCGTGGACCCTGGCCGCCGGTTACAGCGGCTCCTTCATCACAAATGGCGTGGCGCACGCGGGCAGTCGCTGCCTCAATCTCGTGGCGGCCGCCGGGGGTGCCAATAACACGGCCTCCGCGGTCTGGCAGCCATTCGTCACCTCGCTGACCAACAATGCCATCGTCACGGTGAGTTACTGGTATTTGCCGACCGCGAATTCCAGCAAACTGACGGTGGGCGTGAGCGGGTCGAGCGGTTTGCTGGCTTCCGCCGGTGATCTGCCGGCCGACCCGACGTGGGTTTACTGCACCGCCACGGGCCGGGCCACGGCGACCAATTCCCAGGTGTTCTTTTTCCCGTCGGGAGCGGGCACGTGTTACATCGACGACGTCAAGCTGGTGGCGGGCACCGTGCCGGAAGCGGGCCCCAACCTGCTCGTCAATGGCGGCTTTGAAACCGGCGCGCTGGCGCCGTGGATCACCGCGTCCAACTTCACCAACTCCGCCATCAGCGCGGCGCTGGCGCACAGCGGGTCGAACAGCCTGCAGTTCGTGGCCACCGCCGGCGGCCGGGCGCAAACAAACGGCTCGGTGTTCCAGAGCGTCGCGCTCGCCACGAACCAGGTTTACACGCTGAGTTACTGGTATGGCACGGCGACGCCGAACCGGACGCTGACGACACAGGTGACGGGCGGCCAGATCAACAGCACGCCCGACACGGACACCGGCGGGCTTTACCGGCGGTTGAGCACGGCGAACGGAACGGGCATTGACGATTTGCGGGCGTGGTATTGCCAGCATGCCGTTAACAGCCCGCGCCAGTTGCTGGAGGTTTTGTCGCAGTTCTGGGAGAACCATTTCGTCACCCAATACCAAAAGAGCTACGACTACTTGAACGCGTTTTATTCCGACGGCACGGTGCTGAACCGGCTCGCCGCCGACTGGGAATGGCGCGAGATGACCCGGTGGCGCAACGCCATGCTGAATCCGCAGTGCACCTTCTACGACCTGCTCAAAATCAGCGCCGAGAGCCCGGCCATGATCGTTTACCTCGACACCGTCGGCAGCAAGGCGAACGGCAACAATGTCGCCAACGAGAACTATGCCCGGGAACTGCTCGAACTCTTCACCTTCGGCGTGGACAATGGTTACGACCAGAATGACATCATCGCCATGTCGCGGGCGTGGACGGGCTGGTCGGTGGAACTGGTGGACGCGGCGAATGCGAACAATCCGTTTGCGCCGCCGTCCGTTACCTACCAGCCCGGCATCGCCAGCCAGAGCAAGTCGAACATCGTCGGCGTGTGGGCCTTCAACTACAAGGCGGGCAATCACGGCACCAACCGCGCACCGATTTTCTCGGTGTGGGACACGACCACGACCAATCTCGTGGCGCTGGGGCCCAAGACGGTTCCCGCCCGGTTCGGTCCACCGTGGGCGGGCCGCTATTATCAGTTGGCGCTGCCGGCCCGGGCCACCGGCACGACCAACAGCATTCAGGACGGCTACGACGTCATCGCCCATCTCGCCAACCAGCCCTTCACCGAGGAATACCTCAGCGTCAAGCTGTGCCGGCTGTTCGTGCACGACGATTTTCCCAATCCCACCTGTGATCAGGCCCTGACCAACGATTACGCCTTCTACGACTACACCGACCCGAATCATTCGGCCGAGGCGGAGCTGGTCCATCAATGCATGCTGGCGTGGGAAAACAGCGTGCCGAAAGGGCAGATCCGGCCGGTGCTGAATGTGATCTTCCAGTCCAATTTGTTCCGCGGGCACGGCGGTTCACTGCACAAGGTCAAGACGCCGCTGGAGTTTGTGGCCAGCAGCGTGCGGGCGCTCCGGGCGTCCAACCCGGACGGCACCACCACGGCCGGCACCGACGGGTATTCCTTCAAAACGCCGCTCGACCGCATGGGCGCCATGAGCCTCTTCAACCGGCAGGATCCGAACGGTTACCCCGAGAGCGCGGCGGGCTGGATCAGTGCCGGCACGCTGGTCGAGCGGCTGCGTTACGACCAGGCTTATTGCATCGCCGCCGGCGGCAGCGGGCGGAGCGATGCGGGCAACAATGTGTGCAATCCTGTCGCCCTGCTGAAGCTCAAGGTTCCATCCGGAAGCTGGAACGACAGCGGGGCGGTGGCGGATTACTTCCTCGGTATCCTGTTCCCCGGCGAAGGGGCGGGCAACCTGGTGCTCTACCGGTCGGCGGCGGTCAATTTTCTCAACCTCAAGGACGACGGCGTGACGCCCGATCCGTTCAGCGGCTTGAGCAACACGAGTTCCACCTACGACACGCGGGTGCGCGGCATGGTGGCGATGTTGCTGACGATGCCCCGTTTTCAGGAGCAGTGA
- a CDS encoding DUF1501 domain-containing protein, which produces MANLNILTRRSFLSQSFKTSMLIALSTLADIPFVMKRALAEGNIGLNGKKVLFIWLRGANDSLNSVIPVGDPQYYVNRPSIGIPADAGIDYGGTGPAFDATQYTDATFALRGATDATYSYGKAITLGNGFAALHPALKFLAPVYNAGDLALIHRVAYPKQSRSHFDSQNYWENGNPNNNLSKDGIFYRTIIESGLANTSPLTGVSIQSALPLILRGSAAAMTNLTDPTRYDLLGVPTPAGDNKALNAIKAANNFPFPDKRNRELLELQYANMANTLSIFGNLNFGDSGNIFQDDLKTDGDTAWAPINSSGASIGDPAKGYFLFPNTDDKNGGYRRTAGTTAAAFDANKQVIASGHKSFFTNLKAAAMILNNTDAIIAGTELGGFDTHQSEGAATGTHANLQRAIGWSMYALRKYFTLYANKVNWNDVVVVTLSEFGRTAVENSDYGTDHAEAGVMFVAGGSVHGHAKTAPDAPGVFGCSPGEAIPWITGPRTSNLATCGTMFAANTGITAGYLRRSCDYRSVLGEIIRKHLGATQNQLNRIIPGYANANENLLAGGTSGVDGVQIRGEVGIL; this is translated from the coding sequence ATGGCAAACCTCAACATTCTCACGCGGCGCTCGTTCCTGAGCCAGTCGTTCAAGACGAGCATGCTGATCGCGCTCTCCACGCTCGCCGACATTCCGTTCGTGATGAAGCGCGCCCTGGCCGAGGGCAACATCGGCTTGAACGGCAAGAAGGTGCTGTTCATCTGGCTGCGCGGCGCCAACGATTCGCTCAACTCCGTGATCCCGGTGGGCGACCCGCAATACTACGTGAACCGCCCCAGCATTGGCATTCCGGCAGATGCCGGCATCGATTACGGCGGCACCGGCCCGGCGTTTGATGCGACGCAATACACGGATGCCACCTTCGCCCTGCGCGGCGCCACGGATGCGACGTATTCCTATGGCAAGGCCATCACGCTCGGGAATGGCTTCGCCGCGCTGCATCCCGCGCTCAAGTTTCTGGCGCCCGTTTACAACGCGGGCGACCTCGCGCTCATCCATCGTGTGGCCTATCCCAAACAATCCCGCTCGCACTTCGACTCGCAGAACTACTGGGAGAACGGCAATCCGAACAACAACCTGTCCAAGGACGGCATTTTTTACCGCACCATCATTGAATCCGGGCTGGCGAACACGTCGCCGTTGACCGGGGTTTCCATCCAGTCGGCATTGCCGCTGATTTTGCGGGGCTCGGCCGCCGCCATGACCAATCTCACCGACCCAACCCGCTACGATCTGCTCGGGGTGCCCACGCCCGCGGGCGACAACAAGGCGCTCAACGCGATCAAAGCCGCCAACAACTTTCCGTTTCCCGACAAGCGCAACCGGGAACTGCTGGAATTGCAGTATGCCAACATGGCCAACACGCTGAGCATTTTTGGCAACCTGAACTTTGGCGACTCCGGCAACATCTTTCAGGATGACCTCAAGACCGATGGCGACACCGCGTGGGCGCCCATCAACAGCAGCGGCGCGTCCATCGGTGATCCGGCGAAGGGCTATTTTCTCTTTCCGAACACCGACGACAAGAACGGCGGCTACCGGCGCACGGCGGGAACCACCGCCGCGGCCTTTGATGCCAACAAGCAGGTCATCGCGTCGGGGCACAAATCGTTTTTCACGAACCTCAAGGCGGCGGCCATGATCCTGAACAACACCGACGCAATCATTGCCGGCACGGAACTGGGCGGGTTCGACACGCACCAGAGCGAGGGCGCCGCCACCGGCACGCATGCGAATTTGCAACGGGCCATCGGCTGGTCCATGTATGCGCTGCGGAAATACTTTACGCTCTACGCCAACAAGGTGAACTGGAACGATGTCGTGGTGGTGACGCTCTCCGAATTTGGCCGCACCGCGGTGGAAAACTCCGACTATGGCACGGACCATGCCGAAGCCGGCGTGATGTTCGTGGCGGGCGGCTCGGTGCATGGACACGCGAAAACCGCGCCTGACGCGCCGGGCGTTTTTGGCTGCTCGCCCGGCGAGGCGATTCCGTGGATTACCGGTCCGCGCACGTCGAATCTGGCCACATGCGGGACGATGTTCGCGGCGAACACCGGCATCACCGCCGGTTACCTGCGCCGTTCGTGCGATTACCGTTCCGTGCTGGGCGAAATCATCCGCAAACACCTTGGCGCGACGCAAAACCAGTTGAACCGCATCATCCCGGGTTACGCGAACGCAAATGAAAATCTGCTCGCGGGCGGCACTTCCGGTGTGGATGGGGTGCAAATTCGGGGCGAGGTCGGCATTCTGTGA
- a CDS encoding DNRLRE domain-containing protein, with amino-acid sequence MSVSLVSSADTGLIEVAPTNNNGGQEFFNAGTTQNGTRNRGLLRFDLSTIPTNAVILSATAVLSVVHVPAETPADAPFSLHRVFQEWGEGTNVAGQSAGQGLPAHPGDATWSFAHYASNAWSVPGGAAGVDFATLESASQFIYELGDSPYTFGPTPELTTDVQGWTAHPAANFGWLLLCDEEATPFTARRFGSRQNANSDNWPRLNVDYLVPPQIARAEVTADRFAVGFRAETGQGYTLEFRDPTGGGAWQTLVELGVFAEVTDVLVLDPIVLPGRLYRIKVY; translated from the coding sequence GTGTCTGTCTCGTTGGTGTCCAGTGCCGACACCGGCCTGATCGAGGTGGCCCCGACGAACAACAACGGCGGTCAGGAATTCTTCAACGCGGGCACCACCCAAAACGGCACGCGCAATCGCGGCCTGTTGCGCTTTGATCTTAGCACGATTCCCACAAACGCCGTGATTCTTTCGGCCACCGCCGTGCTGTCCGTGGTGCATGTGCCGGCCGAGACGCCCGCTGATGCACCGTTCAGCCTGCATCGCGTGTTTCAGGAATGGGGTGAGGGCACGAACGTGGCCGGCCAAAGCGCGGGTCAGGGCCTGCCGGCTCATCCGGGCGACGCCACCTGGAGCTTTGCCCATTACGCCAGCAACGCGTGGTCGGTTCCGGGCGGCGCGGCCGGCGTGGATTTCGCCACGCTGGAAAGTGCGTCACAGTTCATTTACGAGCTGGGCGATTCGCCTTACACCTTCGGCCCGACGCCCGAATTGACCACGGACGTGCAAGGGTGGACGGCGCATCCGGCCGCCAATTTTGGCTGGCTGCTCCTGTGCGATGAGGAAGCCACGCCGTTCACGGCGCGCCGCTTTGGGTCGCGGCAAAATGCGAATTCCGACAACTGGCCGCGCCTGAATGTCGATTACCTGGTGCCGCCACAAATCGCGCGCGCAGAAGTCACGGCCGACCGGTTCGCCGTGGGCTTTCGCGCCGAAACAGGGCAGGGCTACACGCTGGAGTTCCGCGATCCGACAGGCGGCGGCGCCTGGCAAACGCTGGTTGAACTGGGCGTGTTTGCCGAAGTGACGGATGTGTTGGTCCTCGATCCCATCGTCCTGCCGGGGCGGCTTTATCGGATCAAGGTTTACTGA